The Streptomyces rimosus genomic interval GGCATGGGGTCGCCCGGGGCCGGGTCGCGCTGCTGGATCGGCTGGCTGGTGGCCGGCGAGTGCTGAACGGGGGCGCCCTGTGAGGGCACGCCCACGTGCGGAACGGACGGGCGGCCGCCGCCACCGCTGCTGGGGCTGTCGGAGCTGCTGTTGTTGTTGCTGTCGCTGGTGTTGCTGGGCGGGTTGCCTGCCACGGGGTCCACGGACGGTGAGTGCTGCTGGGGAGCGGCGGAGGCGTCGGGGGACGGGCCGGGGGCGGGCTGGGGGCTGGCGTGGTCCGGTGTGGGGCGGGCCGCATCCGGGGTGGTGTCGGGCGCCGGCTGGGTACTGACCGGCTCGGGGCTGGGGCCGGGCGTCGGGTGGGTGCTGGCCGCCTCGGGAGCGGGGCGCGCGTGGTCCGGGGTGGTGTCCGGGGCGGGCTGGGTGGAGATGTTGTTGGGGTTGTGGTCGGGGTTGGGGCGGGCTGTGTCGGGGGTGTGGTCGGGGGCCGGCTGCGTGGTGACGTTGTTGGGGTTGTGGTCGGGGTTGGGGCGGGCGGCGTCGGGGGTGGTGTCCGGGGCGGGCTGGGTGGTGATGTTGTCCGGCGTGGTGTGGTGCTCGGCGGGCGGGGTGGTGTGGGAGCCGGACGTTCCGGTGTCCGAGTTGTGGGGTCCGGCGTCGGTGCTGTGAGACGTGGCGTCGGTGCCGTGGGGTCCGGCGTCGGTGCCGCTGTAGGGGTTGTGGTCGTTGCCGCCCTGGAAACCGGCGTCGAAGGGGGAGCGCTGGTCCGGGGGCGGCAGGGGCTCCGCGCGGGGGACGTCGCGGTTGCCGTCCGGGCTGGGGGTGGAGCGGTCGGAGGCGGCGGGGGACGGGTGGCCGGAGCCGGTGTCCGTACCGCCGTCCGGACGCGTGCCGGTGCCGGTGTCGCCCGCGCGGGGGGTGTGGGAGCCGCCGCCCGCGCCCGTACCCGTGTGAGAGCCGGAACCGGAGCCGCTGCCGGCACCAGACCCAGAACCCGAGCCAGAGCCGGCCCCGTGCCCGCCGGTGCCGGAGCCGCCCGCGTCGGATCCGCCACCGGAGTGCGACCCGCTGCCCGTACCGGCGCCCGCCCCCGTACCGCTGCCCGAACCCGAGCCGCTGCCACCGTCCCCGCTGCCCGAGCCGGATCCCGAACCGCTGCCCGAGCGGCTGCCGCCGCCGGAGCCACCCCCGTCTCCCGAACCGCCGCCGTCCCCGGACCCCCCGCCGTCGCCGCCCGTCCCGCCTCCGCCGCCGTGATCGCCGTGTCCGGCCGCGGTGTCCAGGCCGTGGCGGGCGCGGTGGCCGGCGCGGTGGCCGGCGCCGTCGCGCAGGGATTCGCCGAGGGTTTCGCCGGTGTTCTTCAGGGCGTCCTTGCCGGCCTCGACGCCCTTTTGGGTGGTGCGGCCCAGGTCGTAGCCGTTTTGGGCGCCGAAGTTCTGGTTGACGGTCTGGGCGATCAGGTCGGAGGCCATGGCCTCCAGCGCGGAGATCACCGGTTCCTTGGCCGCCTCCATGATGGCGTCCAGCAGCTGCTTGGCGACCTCCTTGAGGATGCGGCGCACGATTTCGCGGGTGGCGAGCGTGCCGGCCGCCGCGCCGATCTCGGACAGGCCCAGGGTGAAGGGGGCGGCGGCCTGGGCGGCGATGATTTCGGCGGCCAGGATCGCCAGCTGCGTGATCACGGCGATCTTCATGCCGATGACCAGGGCGGCCGCGGCCTCCAGGGTGAAGGCGATGACCTCGGCGGCCTGGCGGGCGTCGTCGAAGTAGCCGGAGCCGTCGCCGAACTTCTCCCACGTCTTGCTGAAGCCGTCGATGGCGTCGCCGGTGTTGGCGGCGAGCACGTTGCCCGCCGCGCTGTTGCCGCGCGATTGGTGGCCGGCGACCTCGTTGGCGAACTGGCGCCAGACCTGGGCGCATTGGATCAGCTTGTCCTCGTCGGCATGCGGCCAGTTGAAGCCGAGCATGTCCAGGACCCACTCCAGCGGATCCGGCAGCATGAGAGACACGACGAAACTCCCCCGTGAACGTGCGTGAACAGCCCGCCGGTGACCGGCGGGAGCGGTGGCGGTGGTGAGGCGGACGGCGGCGAGCCGGGCGAGGCCGTGGGCGGTGGCGGCCGGTTGCCTGCGGGCGGCAGGCAACCCTGCGGCCGACGCCGCCCACCGCCTCCCGGGCCTTCCCGGGGCCTTGCGGGCCGGCGGCCCGTCAGTGCGTCCTGGGCCCGTCCAGACGCGTGACCAGCCTGGCCGAGGACTCGGAGCCCTGCGGGTTGGGCACGTGCTGCTTGATCAGCGAGTCGCTGAAGTCCTCGCCCTCCGCGTAATTCCTGGACATGGAGTGCAGCGCCTTGCCGATCTCCTGGAGCTTCGAAGACAGATGGCCCATCGACTCGTACATGCCGTCACGCACGCCCTCGTAGACCACGCCGAACTTCTCGCCGATGTCGTCGTCGCCCCACGGCGGCATGTCCGCCTTGCTGTCGAACGTCGTCAGTCCGCTTATGAACTGCTCGCCGAACGACTTCTCCGGCTGTTTTTGGCCACCGCCCGCCGGCTGCGTCGCGGGCGGGCCCGCGCCCAGCGCGCTCAGCCCGTCCATCAGCCGCACGACCGAGGCCTGGAAGTCCTCACCCAGCTTGACGAAGTTGGTGCCCTCCGCCTTCAGGGACTCCACCTCGGTCTGGAATCCACCTGCTCCCACAACGCCCCCGAGTTGTCCGTGCTTTCTTCAGGTGCTACCCAAAGAGATGTTCATGCCAAAGTCTAGATGTTGCCAAGGGCCCGTACGAGGCCGGACATCGGTGCGGGCGCCGGAGGGCGGCCGCCCTGCTTCGACAGGTCCCGCCCCGTCAGGCCCTGCGTGTTCACGACCCGCTGGGCCGATACCACCGGTGGTAGATCTTCACGGCCTCTTCCGGAGGATGGTTCGGCAGAAAGGTCACATCTCCGTTGATCTTGGAGATGGCCACGTTGCTGCCGCCCGGGTTGGCCGGTGGCGCCTGCGGGTCCGCCGGGGCCGGCCAGCTCGCGCGTACGAGGTAGCCGACGTCGAATTCGTGGACGAACAGGCCGGACGGGCCACCGGGCGAACCGACCTCCGGAAAGTGGTGCCGGCCGATTTCCAGCGCTTCCTCCGTGGTGGACGGAACCGGTCGCGATCCGTTGTCCGCCATGCCCGCGTGGGGCGGAGGTGGCGGCGGGGGAGGGGGAGGTGTGGGCGGCTGGCCGGAAACATGGCCCGGGATGTCGGAATCTGCCATGAATTGCCCCTCCTTGAGTACGGGTTCCGCCGCTCACGGCGCTGGCGTTTGCGTCAGCAGTGGCCAACTTAACCCACGTCGCTTCCGCGCGTTCGGTTCTCGGTGGCGGTGAGATTTGGGCTGTGTGGGGGATGCGGCTGAGCCGGCGGCGTGGATGCCGCGAGGTCGGTGGGGCCGGCGGACTCGGTGTGCGGCTCGGATGGTTCCGGTTCGGACTGCGCTGGTTCGGACTGTGCCGGATCGGGCCGTGCCGGTTCGGACTGTGCCGGTTCGGTGGAGAGGCCGGGGCCAAGATCGCCGAGTCGATCGGGCACGTGCGCGAGGGCGTCGAGGCAGGCGCGTACGGGCGGAGTCTCCGTACCGGGGCGCCAGGCCGCCTGGACGTCGCGCCGGAGTGGCGGATCGGTCGGCAGGAAACGGACGCCGGGTGGGGCCTGGCGCCAGGCCGTGGCGGGAACGAGCGCGGCGCTCAGCCCGGCGGCCACCAAGGTGAGCTGAGTGGCATGGTCGCTGATGCTGTACCGGAGGTCCGGCTCGATGCCGCAAGTACGCAGGGCCTGTACGAGCGCTTCGCGCGGCTCGGCCCCGGGCGGGCAGGCCGCCCACGCCACGCCGTCGAGGTCGGCGAGGCGGAGGACGGGCCGGTCGCCGAGCGGGTGCGCCTCGTGGAGCGCCACCCGCGCCTCTTCCGTAACGAGCGTGCGGACGGCCACGCCTTCCGGCAGGCGCCACGGTCGGTTCGACCAGTTCTCTATGAGGAGCAGATCGAGGTCGCCGCGCAGAAGGGCGGGGAGCAGTTCGGCCACCTCGCCGTCGCGCACCGTCGGGGCGAGTCGGGGATGGCGCGTGGTCAGCGCGGCCAAC includes:
- a CDS encoding LysR family transcriptional regulator; this encodes MINLERLRALAAVDTHGSIARAARALHITPSGMSQQLSKLERECGHRLTEPEGRSVRLTHAGRVLAEHAAAVMAQLAAAEDDLAALDDEVLGPLRIGAVGSAIRTLLPATLAALTTRHPRLAPTVRDGEVAELLPALLRGDLDLLLIENWSNRPWRLPEGVAVRTLVTEEARVALHEAHPLGDRPVLRLADLDGVAWAACPPGAEPREALVQALRTCGIEPDLRYSISDHATQLTLVAAGLSAALVPATAWRQAPPGVRFLPTDPPLRRDVQAAWRPGTETPPVRACLDALAHVPDRLGDLGPGLSTEPAQSEPARPDPAQSEPAQSEPEPSEPHTESAGPTDLAASTPPAQPHPPHSPNLTATENRTRGSDVG